CTCGACCTGCTCTACGCCTGGTCTTCCAGCAGAGGGATCATCCTGACGCCGAGGAGCAGGATCAGGTGGGAGGAGAACCACTCCGCTGATCCGAAGGAAGTCCCAGAGGGTTACGATTACCTTCTGATCAGCCTAGTTTATGACGTGGATGAGAGGGGGAGTGTCGTGAACACGGGTTACTCGATGAGCTCAAGCATCAGGAGCGGGATCTTGGAGGAGCTCAGGAGGCTCCTGAAGGCCAGCTGGATCGAATACGCTGACTCCCCCGACAGCCTGAACTACAGGATAGTGGGCCTGCTGAGCGGGTTCACGGGTATAAGGGAGTGGAGGTTCAAGGAAAGTTAGCGGAGGGATCAAATTGAGCGGTGGGCTGAGGAGCCTACTCTCCCTCATCCTATGGGTCTCAGCATACCTGCTGACTCACTCGCTCATATTCGTGACCGTGCCATCACTCCTCCCCGAGTTCGGGAAGCTCGTTGAGGGGTACGGCACCTACATAGCTGTGAGCCTGACCCTCCTGTTGGGCTACATGGTAGTCAGGTCCATCTCCGAGCTCGCCTACTGGTCGGCCAGGATAAGGCACGGCGAGGAGACATCGCTCTCCATCAGGAGCCTGGTCAGGGTCCTGGGGATGATCGCCCTCATCTCGGCCATAGCTGGGGGTGTGGCCGGAGGGGCCGCCGGCGTGGCCTTGGGCGGGTTCCTCGGCATAGTCGTCGGCAGCGCAAGCCAGCAGGTCATAGGCCAGGCTGTGGCCGGCCTCCTGGTCCTGATCTCCAGGCCCATTTCAGTGGGAGACAGGGTCACCGTTGCTGGGGAGACTGGAGTCATC
This is a stretch of genomic DNA from Candidatus Korarchaeota archaeon NZ13-K. It encodes these proteins:
- a CDS encoding mechanosensitive ion channel family protein, whose protein sequence is MKLSGGLRSLLSLILWVSAYLLTHSLIFVTVPSLLPEFGKLVEGYGTYIAVSLTLLLGYMVVRSISELAYWSARIRHGEETSLSIRSLVRVLGMIALISAIAGGVAGGAAGVALGGFLGIVVGSASQQVIGQAVAGLLVLISRPISVGDRVTVAGETGVIREVTTMFTIIEREDGSVVMLPNNTLMGSKIYKHPEGAARP